The Blautia luti nucleotide sequence CCGGGAGCTGGCAGTCACAGTGAAGCATGTGGTGCTGGTAGAACTGATCGCAGTTTTGTACCTGTTTACCATACAGGCAGGGCAGCAGTTCTCCAGATCTGTGTTATATCTCACAGGAGTTTTCTACGGAATCATCACTTATCTGGTGCGCATTTTATGGAAAACATTTCTGCAGAAAAAGATGCTGGCAGGAGGCAGCAGATCCCTGCTGATCGTAACGACGAAAGACATTGCCTCTACAGTGATCAGGAACATTAAGGAACATAATTTCGAGATGTTCAGCATAGCCGGCCTAGTCATCATAGATGAAGATATGACAGGGGAAAATATCTGCGGCATCCCGGTAGTAGCAGGGGAAAAGACAGCAGCCAACTATGTATGCAGGGAATGGATCGACGAAGTATTTGTCAATGTAAGTCCGGAATATCCCTATCCCCAGAAACTCATAGATCAGTTCATGGAAACCGGTGTCACCGTTCACTTAAACCTTGCCCGGATCTCAGAATCTCTGGGCAGCAAACAGCTGGTGGAGAAAGTGGGAAACTACACAGTTCTCACCACAAGCATGAATTATGCCACTACCAAACAGGTATTTATGAAACGTGTCCTGGATATCTGCGGCGGTCTGGTGGGATGCATTTTTACAGGAATTATTGTTCTGTTCGTAGGACCTGCCATTTACATCAGCTCCCCTGGCCCGATCTTTTTCTCTCAGGAGCGAGTAGGCAAAAACGGTAAGAAATTCAAAATGTACAAATTCCGAAGCATGTACATGGATGCCGAAGAACGAAAAAAAGAACTGATGAAAGAAAACCGCGTCAGCGACGGCATGATGTTCAAGATGGACTTCGATCCCCGTGTCATCGGCAACAAGATCCTGCCCAACGGCGAAAAGAAAACCGGAATCGGCGACTTCATCCGCAAAACCAGCCTGGATGAATTCCCCCAGTTCTTCAATGTCCTGAAAGGCGACATGTCCCTGGTAGGCACCCGCCCGCCCACACTCGACGAATGGGAAAAATACGAACTGCACCACCGCGCCCGTCTCGCCATCAAACCCGGAATCACCGGCATGTGGCAGGTAAGCGGCCGAAGCGAGATTACAGATTTCGAGGAAGTGGTGAAGCTGGATACGGAGTATATTGCGAATTGGGATGTGGGGTTGGATTTTAAGATTTTGTTTAAGACGGTTATGAGTGTTTTGAAAAAGGAAGGGTCGATGTAAGGATTCCATATAAGTAAGATGAATTTCAGGAGGATATAGAATTATGAAAAAGAACTACAAGATTGCTGTTGCTGGAACTGGTTATGTTGGTTTGTCGATTGCCACATTGCTTTCCCAGCACCATCAGGTGACTGCTGTGGATATTATCCCGGAGAAGGTGGACATGATCAACAACCGTAAGTCCCCAATTCAGGATGACTATATCGAAAAATATCTCGCAGAAAAAGAACTGAACCTGACCGCAACTCTGGATGCAAAGGTTGCATACTCTGATGCGGACTTTGTTGTTATAGCGGCTCCTACGAATGTCTACCTCAAACTTTCAGTGGCGGCATGATGGTCTACGGTGGCGTATAAAACTCATGCAAAATCCCCCTACTGCGAGCCTGTTTTATTGCAGAGCAAGGTAGTGACATGACACCTTCATTTTTCTGAAGAATTAGAGGTGGATGTTGAAAGTGTTGAAAAGCCCAAAATCTATTTTTCTGGAAAAGTTTATTGCAGACGAGAGATGGACATGATAACTGCATTTTTCTGGAGAATTAGAGGCAGTGAGGGGTAGATGATTGTTCATGTTGCAACAAGAGGAAGATATGAACTTGTACAGTTTTAACAAAGTGAGTTGGTGTACGGGTTATGACAATAAAGGTCAGCACTTTGAAAAAGGGAGAAGTTCGACTGCGGGTTATGACAATAAGACCTAACACTTTGTTGGTGAGCTGGTATGAAGGTGTCTACCATAAAGTTTCAGTTGAAGCGAAATAAGTGAGTAGCCCATGACAGGTCTACATAAAAGATTCAGTGATGGTCGGAAAAGTGGACTGCAATATGACTGCGGAAGATGACCACTGTGAGAAAAATGATAACTACAGTGCGATAGCTCATCCGGCATGGATGATAAACACACTGTTCTAAATAGATAAAGCCCGCCGGTGTTCTGCATCGGCGGTTAGATATAAAAACTTGTGAGAGGAATATAGCGGAATGTCAAATAAGAAAAAACTTCTGATTTATGCTCATTACTATATTCCAGATACTGCGTCAACGGGGCAGATCCTCCGTGAATTGGCGGAGGGTATGCTGGATAAGTTCGACATAACAGTCATCTGCGTGGTACCGAGTTACTTAGGAACTATCGAAGATAAATATAAGACGCAGAAACATTACGAAGAAGATATTAACGGCGTAAAAGTTTTAAGGATAAGAGTACCGGAGTTTAGCAAGACCAATAAGAAAAGCCGTGTGAAGAACATTGTCTCCTATTTCTTTGGAGCGATGGGTGCGACTTTCAAAGTCGGCAAGATGGACTATGTGTTTTCCATCTCCCAGCCTCCGATTCTCGGCGGTTTGCTGGGCGTCTGGGGGAAATGGATGAAACACGCCAAGTACATTTACAACATTCAAGACTTTAACCCGGAGCAGGTGTTGGCTGTTGGCTATACCAAGAGCAAGATTATCACTGATGCCATGATGTGGTTCGACAAGTTCAGCTGCAAGCGCAGTGACCTTGTAATTACAGTCGGTCGCGATTTGGTGGAAACGGTAGAAAATCGCTTCAAGGGTAAGAAAGTCCCGAAAACCGTTATGATCAACAACTGGATTGATGAAAACGAAATCTATCCGTTGGATGAGAATAACGAGAAGGTTCAGGCTTTTAAGAAGAAATACGGTCTCGATGGCAAGTTTGTCATTATGTACTCTGGCAATATCGGTCTTTACTATGACCTTGAGAATCTGATCAAGGTTGTGGAGAGAATCAAACCGGGAATTAAGACTGCCGATGGCCGAGAGGTCGTATTCGCATTTGTTGGTGCAGGCTCCGTGCTAGACAAGCTGAAGAACTATGTAAAAGAGCATCACATGGACAATGTGACTTTCATTCCGTACCAGGATAAGGCTGACCTGATTTATAGCCTAAATGCCGGGGATGTTCACTGGTGTGTGAACGCAAAAGGCATCAAAGGCGTGAGCTGTCCATCGAAGGCATACGGAATAATGGCCGCTTCGAAGCCCATTTTAGGGGTCTTGGAGTCAGGCTCTGAAGTTCGCTGCTTGATTGAAGATACACATGGCGGTCTTTGCTGTGAGCCGGGTGAGTATGACAAGGTTGAGAAAAACATCCGCTGGTTCATTGATAACGCTGGAAATAGCGAGTTGAAGGCAATGGGAGCCAGAGGTCGCGAGAATCTGGAAAAGAACCTGACCAGAAATGTGTCGGTGAGAAAGTACGCAGAAGAAATTCTGAAGCTGTGAGGTAAAAATGGGAAAGATAGTAAAGTTAATAAAATCATTTCTTCAACGCCGTGGAACGAGAATTAGTCCATTTGCGGTACTACATGATGTTACTTATAACACCACAACAGCAATTAAACCTCTTGCGAAACTAGAACGTTCAAATATAGGAAAATGTACTTATATTGGAACAATGGCCGCTGTATATGACAGTGAGATTGGAAGTTTTTGTTCTATTGCCCGTGAAGCTTATGTGGGGGGGGGGCAAAGCATCCGATTGATTGGGTAACAACGTCGCCGTGTTTTCACCTTAAGGATAATGCTACAGGTGTTTGTTATGCAGAAAATCCATTTGAATGGAAAACAAAAACTTGTGTTGGTAATGATGTCTGGATTGGAGAACGAGCTACGATATTATCTGGTTTAACAATCGGTGATGGAGCTGTGATTGGCGGAGGAAGCGTTGTTACTAAAAATGTTGGTCCGTATGAAATCTGGGCAGGAAATCCAGCTAGATTTATTAAGAAAACGTTTTGCGGATGAAACAATTGAAAAACTGGAGAAGATTCAGTGGTGGAATTTTAACGATTCTGAATTGGAGCAATTAGGCCATCTGGTGATGAATGTAGATAAGTTCTTGGAAAAAGCAGAACGATAAGAAAGGAATTTAATAGAAATGGCTGCAGATATTACAGCGATAATACTTACAAAAAATGAAGAAGTTAATATAGAGGAGTGCATTAAATCTATTATTGCGACAGTTAAAAGAATTGTAGTAATAGATAGTTTCAGCACGGATAAAACAGTTGAAATAGCAAAGAGAATGGGAGCAGAAGTTTACCAGCATCCATTTGAAAACTATGCCAAACAGTATATATATGGTGTGGAAGTTGCTAAGGCTGAAACTGTGTGGACATTAAGAATTGATGCAGACGAACGGTTAACCCCGGATTCAGCAAATGAGTTGGCACAGCTTTGTGATAGTAACATGAAAACCGATGTTACTGGAATTGTTTTGAGGTTTAAAAAGAATTTTTTAGGGAAAGATTTGTATCACGGTGGTGTTTATCCCTGGAAGAAAATGAACTGCTATAAAACAAAGTTCGGCGAAATAGAAGATCGAAATATGGATGAGCACATCGTATTAAGTTCTGGAAAAGTAATCGAAATGAAAAATGATTGCCTGCATTTTGATTTCAAAAATCTTGAATACTTCGTCAATAAGCATAATTGGTATTCGTCTCGTGAGACAGTAGATTATTTTGAAAATCTGGAAAATGCAAAAGCCAAGAGTGAACTAGATGCAAAGTCTTGGTTCAAAATGAATGTGTATTATAAATTGCCGATAGGTTTTAGATCGCATTTATATTATCTATATCGATACTATATAAAACTAGGCTTTTTGGATGGCAAGGAAGGAAAAATATATGCATTCCTTCAGGCATACTGGTACCGGTATTTAGTAGATGCGAAAATTTATGAGTGTAAAAAGATGGGGACTAGATATCAGGGCAAGGGTGCCTTGAAATAAAAGCAAGGAGATAATAGCGTGGCGATAAAAGTAATACACGTTGAAGGCGGACTGGGAAATCAGATGGCATGCTATGCAGTGTATGTGGCAGTCAAGGAAAGCAATCCAAATGATGAGTTTTATATTGATACATATTTATATGATGTCAAAGAAGCACATGCCACAATATCTATGTGGAACGGCTATGAACTTGAGAAAGTTTTTGGAGTGAAAATTCCGGACATTAGAAGTCTCTTCTCAGAGGAGCAGGTGGCAGAGCAAATAGAATATTTGAGAAAAAGTGAGTTCTGGAAGCACAATTGGAATTATACAGAAGCATTTATTGAGATGATGAAAAAATATAATCTCGACTTAAAAAATGCCTTTGGTGAAATAGGTGAATCGTCTTCTGGAATTAAATCTAAAATAAAGAATTTTGTAAAAAGTATTATTACAGAATCAACAGACTCGGCTTTCATATACAAAGGAAAAAGAGTTGCATACGCTTTGTATAAAAAAGTGAGCAAAGATTGTGGCGAGCATTTATATGAAAGAAAAGAAGGAAACTATTTTTATAATATCACATTGGATTTTATGAAAAGTAAGTTTCTTCAAGATAAAGTCGGGGATAAAGTGAGAGCTGGATTACAGTTCAATACCCCAAAGGACGAAGACAATTTGAAATATTTGCAGCTAGTCCAGACAACAGAATCGGTATCGATACACATTCGTAGGTCGGATTATCTGCAATTTAATGAGGATTGCTACAAATTTGGATATTTTCCGAAGTGCATTTCTTATATCAAGACAAAGGTTGTAGCTCCTGTGTTTTTTATTTTCTCTGATGATTTGAAATGGTGTGAAAACAATATTTCAGAAATTGGACTTTCAAGGAACGATAAAGTTTATTTTGTAGGTATCAATAGTGGCGATAGTAGCTTTAGAGATATGCAGATTATGGCAAATTGTAAACATAATATTGCAACTAAAAGTTCCTTTGGATGGTGGGGCAGTTTTTTAAATCCTAATCCAAATAAAATTACGATTACACAGGTTAGTGATTACGTTTCAACCAAACAATTTTAAATAGGAAATATAGAATGGATATTAAAAGAAAAGTATATAATATTTTAATCTTAGGAAAAGAAATACTAGGAGTATTAAGAAATTATATTCCTTTCAAATTTTGGAGAATACAATATCAATCATTCCCTAAGATTCGAGGAAAAGTATTTATCAATAGTTATGGAAACGTAAGATTGGGGAGAGACGTTATGATTAATTCGAACATAGATTCAAGCCAGTTAGGGTTCTTTCCAAAAACAATTTTGCACACAAGTAAAAGTGGAACGATAATTATTGAAGATAATGTAGGAATTTCAAATGCTACATTAAATGCAAGGGATAAGATTCATATAAAAAAGGGTGCAAGATTAGGAGCAGGCGTAAAAATTTATGACAACGATTTTCATGATTTATATCGTGAAAATCGAGAAGATGTGCCTGAAGTTGTACCAGCCAAGGAAGTAATTGTAGGAGAAAATGCCTTTGTAGGAGCGGGATCGATTGTTTTAAAGGGAGTTCATATTGGAAAAAACGCAATTATAGGGGCAGGTTCTGTTGTAACCAAGGATGTACCAGATAATGAAGTGTGGGCCGGAAATCCGGCTAAATATCTTAAAAATAGATAGAGTTTGGTGGGAGGAGGATTAATATGAAAATCGTGCATTGTGAATGCGGCTTGGGTAACCAGATGTGTTACTATGCGCAATATCTTGCTTTACAAAAAAAATATCCACAAGAAAAAGTGTGCCTTGAAACTTTTCTATTTGATGTACCTGGAATAGAAAAGCATATGAAAATGTGGAATGGCTATGAACTTGAAAAAGTGTTTGGAATAAAAGTAAATGATGTGAAAGATGAATTAGAGGAAGAGTACAGTAGCGTAATTAATAAAATTTTGGCTTCGAAATTCTGGGAAATAGGATGGGCTGCTTCTCAAAACGTTATATCTGAAATATTATACAATAACAATTTAATAGGTTTAGATAATGTTAGAAATGTCACATGTAGAAGATCAAAACTAAAAGAGTTTTATGTTGAACATAGGAATACGGTATGGGGATATTTGTTAAGAAATATAGCATGGAATATTTCTGGGAAAAATAACATGAATTCATACACTACATGTGAAGCATTTTCAGATGAAAAACAAGAATTCTTTTTCGATCTTTTTGAAATAATTAGACCAAACTCTGGAATTCAATCAATTAGAAAGGAATTATTGGAAGCTTTTTCATTCCCAAAGTTATGTGGTGAAAAGAATATATCTGTAGCATCTGAGATACAAAACAGTGATTCAGTAAGTATTCATGTTAGGAAATCTGATTGTTATAAATATAATGCAGATTGTTTTAAATTTGGATACTTTAAAAGAAGTGTTGGATATGTAAAACAAAATGTTGCAAATGCACATTTCTACATATTTTCTGATGATCCAGAATGGGTGTTACATAATTTGAAAACACTAGGATTAGATAAAAAAGATGAAATAACTTTTGTTAATTGGAATAGTGGAAAAGATAGCTACATAGATATGCAATTGATGTCAATGTGTAAGCATAACATTTCTACTAATAGTACCTTTGGATTTTGGGCATCTTTTTTAAACAAAAATCCAAATAAAATTACATGTGCACCGAAGGGTAGCTTTGATGTCACAAATTGGTTTTAAGGGGGAACAGTAATATGAAGGTTATGTGGCTGATAAATTTTGCCCTTCCTACAATTGCAAAAGGAACTGCTGTAAATGTAAATGAGGGATGGATATCAGGGATGTTAAATGCACTTGTAGAATTTAATAGCATTCATTTAGCAATATGTTATCCACAGAAAAGAACAAAAGAAGTTCAATATGATACGAATACAAATGTAGAATATATTGGTTATCCACAGAAAGAAAACTCGATAAAATATGATCCTGATCTAAAAAAAGTATTTGGCGACATAATTGATAATGTTGCTCCAGATATCATCCATTTAATGGGGACAGAATTTCCGCATTGCTATTCTATGGTTGAAGCGTGTATGGATAAGAAAATCAGACAAAAATTAGTTGTTTCCATACAAGGATTGGTATCCATATATTCGCAGCACTACCTTAATTCACTTCCAGTGGAAGTTGTGTATGGAAGAACAATTAGAGATTGGTTAAAAAATGAAAACCAAAGTAAAGCTGCGAAGAAGCTAAAATCCAGAGGGGAATATGAAGAAAAGGCTTTATCGTTAATTCCAAATGTAATAGGAAGAACAGATTGGGACAGGGCATGTACGATGCAGATGGCACCAAATGCTCAATACTATCACAACAATGAAGTTTTGCGTAAATCATTTTATGATGGAAAATGGAGTTTTGATAATTGTGAGAAACATAGCATTTTTATTAGTCAAGCAACAACTCCTATAAAAGGACTTCATATTATGCTGAGGGCAATGCCGCTGATTAAGAAAAAGTATCCAGATGTAAAGCTGTATGTTGCGGGTGCTAATATCAGTGCATTTCCCATATATAAAATAAGCTCATACGGAAAATATTTAAAGAAACTTATACAAAATCAAGGTTTATGCGAGAATGTGGTTTTCACTGGTCCGCTCGTTGAAAAGGAGATGAAGAGTAGATTTTTAGCATCTAATGTTTTTGTCAGTTCGTCTGTAATTGAAAATTCGCCAAATTCTGTTGGTGAGGCAATGATATTAGGTGTTCCTTGCATAACCTCTGATGTTGGGGGAGTAAAGAATATGATAAAACATGAAGAAGAGGGATTTATTTATCAGACAGATGCTCCTTATATGATTGCTTATTATGTGGATAAAATCTTTTCAATGAAGGCTGATGCGACGTTAATTGGAGCGAAAGCGAGAGAACATGCGCTACAAACTCACGACCCAATAATTAATGGAAGAGAATTAATTGAAATATATAGGAAAATAAAAAATGAGAATACCGAAGATGATGCGTAGAATAATTGTAGATTATTATGCGAAGAAAAAGAAACAAGAAATTGGTTGCATAAACATACCGATTGACATTCTGAAGAAAAAAATAGGTGTAGGTGTGATGTTAGGTGAAAATGTCACATTTATAGATAGAGATGTAGAAATTAAAGACTACACGTATATAAATAGTGGTTATCTTTATCCTGGAGTAAGAATTGGGAAATACTGCTCAATGGGACACAATGTTTGTATTGGACCTGGGGAACATTACATAAATAGATTATCGACATATCCTATTTGCACACGCGTATTAAAGGAAAAATTGCAGAATGAGTTTCCAAAAGTTAAGCCAACAATATTAAACAATGACATTTGGATTGGTCATGGTGCTGTTATTATGCAAGGAGTCAAAGTGGGAAATGGTGCAATTGTTGCAGCTGGGGCAGTAGTTACTAAAGACGTTCCGGCCTATTCTATAGTTGCAGGAGTCCCCGCCAAAATAATAAAGTATAGATTCAGGGAAGAGTTGATTCAAAAGCTTGATAAGTTTCAATGGTGGGATAAAAATGAAGAATGGATAGCACAACATAAGGAATTGTTTACTAAAAACATTTATGATGACAATTTATTCGAGGAGATAAAATGATTTCAGGGGATATGTTGAGAAAACTGCAGATGACTGAATTGGAAATACTTTTGAAAGTCGACGATATCTGTAGAAAAAATAATATTAAATATTTTTTAGTCGGTGGAACCTTACTTGGAGCAGTAAGGCATCAAGGATTTATACCTTGGGATGATGATCTTGATATAGCGATGCCGAGAGCTGATTATCAAAAATTTGTAGAAATATCCAGTAAGGCATTGGGAAGTCAATATCATTTTCAATGTGTAGAGAATGATGCTGATTATTGGTTATTATTTGGAAAAGTGAGAAAAAATGGGACGGTCTTTGCTGAAAGCAGGTTAAAGAATATACAAACAAATAAAGGTATATTTATAGATGTATTTCCACTAGATGATGGAAATAAGCCGAATGATTTCTTGCAGAAAGTCAGAATTAAGACCGCACGAAAAATCCAGTATGTTATGTATTGCCGAAGAGGGGTAATAGCTGGGGATGTGCCTTTGCAAATTAAAATTTTGACAAAATTATCTAGGGTAATGAGCATTAATAAATGGATGCGTTTAGGGCAGAAAATTGTATCGCACAAAAATAGAAATGCAAAATATTATTTTAATGTGGGGTCAAATTACAACTATAAAAAGCAGACAATATTAAAAGAAAAATATTATCCGTTAAAAGAATTGGAGTTTGAGGGACATAGATTTTTTGTCCCAAATGATTATGATTTTGTTCTGAAACAAATTTTTGGAACGAATTATATGGAATTGCCAGAAAAAGAGAAAAGGGTTAACCATGCACCGGAGTATATATCGTTTTGAATCATACAGAATGGAGGATGCTAAGAAATGAAAATAAGAAAGTCCTCTATAATGATAGTAATTTTATTGTTGATGCTATTTGAAATTTTCCTGTTTCCGGTAAAATTTTACAATTATGCGTCATATATTTTGGCCTTAGTATTATTTATATATGTTATCAAAATTGGCGGCCAGTTTCGCTCTATGTGGTATGTGTTTATGTTTCCGATAGCTATTCTTTTTTCAACATATATCAACTATGGATATGGTAGTAGGATTCTCTTTTTTACAATGATATATGGGTTAATGATTGTAGATGCATTCTACATAATTGCTGACTATATAAAAAAAGAATCATACAGTAGGCTTTTAGATATTTTAAGATCATTCTTTTTAAGCATAATGATTTTGAATGATATGCTTTGCATCTTAGGAATCAAATTTTATGGAACGTATTATTTAATTGGAAGTAAATTTAGAGTTGTATATCTGCACTGTTTGGTGATAGTGCTGTTGTATTCAAAAATTAGAAGACTAAAAAAAGTTAAACTTTCAGGATTGGCTATATATTCAATTATTATTTCTCAAATAGTAGATTGCTCGACTGGAGTTGTTGCAGTTTTAGTGGTTTGGGGAATGTTGATGATAAAAGATATCTTGATAGAGCGAATTAGTGGTGTAAAGTTTATTGCTATTTTATGGGGCGGAATTACATTAATATATGTTTCACTAAATACGGTCTTGCAGATTCCTTCTATTCAATATTTTATAACAAAAATATTGGGTGAGGATAGTTCTTTGACTGGAAGAACGAGAATATATGCCTATTTAACTGAAATAATTTTGAAAAATCCAATTTGGGGATATGGACATCAAAACACTATTGTTGAGAAAATTGTCGGTTTTGGTAATGCTCAGAATGGAACGATTAAGTTTCTTATTGATTATGGAGCAATTGGCTTGTGCGCATTTATTGCGTTAGTAGTTATAACCTTTTATAGACTGGGGAAGACATCTCGAAGTGTTAAAGAAAAAGCATATTCATTTGTTGTGCTAATTACAACACTGTTTATTTGCTCAATTGTTGAAGTGTCGTTTAATGCATATATGTATTTGGCCTTAGCGGTTATTGCAGGACTGTCTATTGCAACTAAGGAGGTTGGCGATGGATAAACATTCAAGAACAGGAAATGCAATGATAAATGCATTGACTGGTTCAGCTATGCAGATTGTAAATGTGGTATTGGGCTTTATAAGCAGAACCATTTTTATTTATTTGCTCAATTCAGATTATTTGGGCGTTAATAGCCTATATACAAATATTTTGACGGTTTTATCTTTTGCCGAACTTGGAATAGGTAGCGCAATTGTTTTTAGCCTTTATAAACCGATTGCCGATAAGGATAAAACAAAAATACAAGCCTTAATGAAATTATATAAAAGAGCTTATTGTTTTATAGGAATTTCTGTGCTGGTAATGGGACTGTGTGTTATTCCTTTTTTACCGTATATCATTAGAGAAAAGCCAGATGTTAAAGAAAATTTGACTTTAGTATATGTACTTTTTTTGATAAATACTTCAGCTTCGTATTTTTGCAGCTACAAAAAAACTCTTATTACAGCTAACCAGAAGGATTATATTGTACAGATATACACAAGAATTTTCCAGTTTGTTCAGATTGTTTTGCAGAGTGTTTTTCTCTTTTTCACGCATCAGTATCTTACATATTTGATAATTTATATAGTGTGCACATTGGGACAAAATATTGCATTATCAATTAAGGCGGATAAAATGTATCCGTTTATAACGGAAAAAAATGATGCTGAACTTAGCGAGAATGAAACAAAGCAAATATTTGCAAATGTAAAAGCATTGTTTGTGTATAAGATTGGATCTGTCGTCCTTAATGGAACAGACAATATTATAATATCTGCAATTATTAATGTTGGAACAGTTGGAATAGCATCAAATTATACGATGCTTATGAATAATGTAACCAATGTTGTGGGGAGTGCAATTACATCTTTAACAGCAAGTGTTGGGAACCTTTCGGTTAAAGGCAGCAAGACACAAATGAGAGATGTCATGCACCAACTTTTATTATTGTGTGTATGGTTATATGGGTTTATAGCTATTGGCTTTTTTGTACTGGCCAATGATTTTGTTGAGTTATGGATTGGCAAAAATTATTTGTTAGAACAATCAGTAGTGTTTGCTATTCTATTCAGTCTATATATCAATGGCGTGCAATATGCTGCTTATACATTTAGAACAACACAGGGGTTATTTGTTCAAAGTCGATGGGTGCCATTAATATCGGCTATAATAAATATTATTTTATCAATATGGTGGGGAAAACTCATTGGATTGACGGGAATATTTATTGCGACAGGCATATCAAGACTATGTACAACTACAATAGTTGATCCGTGGCTTGTCTATAAAAATAATTTTGGAAAGGCACCAGTTGAATATTATATAAAGTATATAATGGAATCCTTGGGCGTAGTAATTAATGGACTTTTTCAAATATGGTTAATAAATAAGATTAGTATAAACGGCTGGTTGGGATTTTTTGTAAAAGGAATTGCTATCTGTATTACAGCTAATTTGATTTTCTTGATTGAATTTGGTTGGACTAAAGATTTTAAAGCATTAGTCCGAAGAGTAATTCCACAGATGAGAAAGAAAAAAGGATGAGAATAATGAAAAAGTATAAAATAGGGTATACGACAGGTGTGTATGATATGTTTCATATTGGACATTTAAACATATTAAAAAGGGCAAAGGAGCAATGCGAATATTTAATAGTAGGAGTAACAACAGATGAGCTTTGTTATGCTAGAAAAAAGAAACTTCCTATTATATGTGAAACCGAACGAATGGCAATCGTTAGGGAATTAAAGTGTGTGGATGAAGTAGTTCCACAAAATGATATGGACAAAGTTGCTGCTGTAAAAAAATACCATGCAGATGCTGTGTTTGTTGGCTCTGATTGGAAAGGAACAGAATCGTGGAACAAATATGAAAAGGAACTGTCTGAAATTGGATGTACGGTAGTATATTTGGATCATACAGATGGAATTTCATCTACAATTCTTAGAGATAGACTTAATAGTGGAGAAAAAGCATTATAAGACATGATGTACGTTCAAGGAAGTACTACAAAACGAAAGCAGAATTCAGAAAATACATAGAAAAGCTGAAATCTTCAAACTAAGAGTATT carries:
- a CDS encoding sugar transferase, producing the protein MYRKGSQGWIKHYDFVLFDLFALQFAYLIAYFIRNGAGNPYGIPLYRNMAVAIELADIAVLFFFETLKNVLKRGYYRELAVTVKHVVLVELIAVLYLFTIQAGQQFSRSVLYLTGVFYGIITYLVRILWKTFLQKKMLAGGSRSLLIVTTKDIASTVIRNIKEHNFEMFSIAGLVIIDEDMTGENICGIPVVAGEKTAANYVCREWIDEVFVNVSPEYPYPQKLIDQFMETGVTVHLNLARISESLGSKQLVEKVGNYTVLTTSMNYATTKQVFMKRVLDICGGLVGCIFTGIIVLFVGPAIYISSPGPIFFSQERVGKNGKKFKMYKFRSMYMDAEERKKELMKENRVSDGMMFKMDFDPRVIGNKILPNGEKKTGIGDFIRKTSLDEFPQFFNVLKGDMSLVGTRPPTLDEWEKYELHHRARLAIKPGITGMWQVSGRSEITDFEEVVKLDTEYIANWDVGLDFKILFKTVMSVLKKEGSM
- a CDS encoding 3-hydroxyacyl-CoA dehydrogenase NAD-binding domain-containing protein; its protein translation is MKKNYKIAVAGTGYVGLSIATLLSQHHQVTAVDIIPEKVDMINNRKSPIQDDYIEKYLAEKELNLTATLDAKVAYSDADFVVIAAPTNVYLKLSVAA
- a CDS encoding glycosyltransferase family 4 protein, with amino-acid sequence MSNKKKLLIYAHYYIPDTASTGQILRELAEGMLDKFDITVICVVPSYLGTIEDKYKTQKHYEEDINGVKVLRIRVPEFSKTNKKSRVKNIVSYFFGAMGATFKVGKMDYVFSISQPPILGGLLGVWGKWMKHAKYIYNIQDFNPEQVLAVGYTKSKIITDAMMWFDKFSCKRSDLVITVGRDLVETVENRFKGKKVPKTVMINNWIDENEIYPLDENNEKVQAFKKKYGLDGKFVIMYSGNIGLYYDLENLIKVVERIKPGIKTADGREVVFAFVGAGSVLDKLKNYVKEHHMDNVTFIPYQDKADLIYSLNAGDVHWCVNAKGIKGVSCPSKAYGIMAASKPILGVLESGSEVRCLIEDTHGGLCCEPGEYDKVEKNIRWFIDNAGNSELKAMGARGRENLEKNLTRNVSVRKYAEEILKL
- a CDS encoding DapH/DapD/GlmU-related protein yields the protein MDWVTTSPCFHLKDNATGVCYAENPFEWKTKTCVGNDVWIGERATILSGLTIGDGAVIGGGSVVTKNVGPYEIWAGNPARFIKKTFCG
- a CDS encoding glycosyltransferase family 2 protein yields the protein MAADITAIILTKNEEVNIEECIKSIIATVKRIVVIDSFSTDKTVEIAKRMGAEVYQHPFENYAKQYIYGVEVAKAETVWTLRIDADERLTPDSANELAQLCDSNMKTDVTGIVLRFKKNFLGKDLYHGGVYPWKKMNCYKTKFGEIEDRNMDEHIVLSSGKVIEMKNDCLHFDFKNLEYFVNKHNWYSSRETVDYFENLENAKAKSELDAKSWFKMNVYYKLPIGFRSHLYYLYRYYIKLGFLDGKEGKIYAFLQAYWYRYLVDAKIYECKKMGTRYQGKGALK
- a CDS encoding alpha-1,2-fucosyltransferase, coding for MAIKVIHVEGGLGNQMACYAVYVAVKESNPNDEFYIDTYLYDVKEAHATISMWNGYELEKVFGVKIPDIRSLFSEEQVAEQIEYLRKSEFWKHNWNYTEAFIEMMKKYNLDLKNAFGEIGESSSGIKSKIKNFVKSIITESTDSAFIYKGKRVAYALYKKVSKDCGEHLYERKEGNYFYNITLDFMKSKFLQDKVGDKVRAGLQFNTPKDEDNLKYLQLVQTTESVSIHIRRSDYLQFNEDCYKFGYFPKCISYIKTKVVAPVFFIFSDDLKWCENNISEIGLSRNDKVYFVGINSGDSSFRDMQIMANCKHNIATKSSFGWWGSFLNPNPNKITITQVSDYVSTKQF
- a CDS encoding acyltransferase, which codes for MDIKRKVYNILILGKEILGVLRNYIPFKFWRIQYQSFPKIRGKVFINSYGNVRLGRDVMINSNIDSSQLGFFPKTILHTSKSGTIIIEDNVGISNATLNARDKIHIKKGARLGAGVKIYDNDFHDLYRENREDVPEVVPAKEVIVGENAFVGAGSIVLKGVHIGKNAIIGAGSVVTKDVPDNEVWAGNPAKYLKNR